One window from the genome of Thermococcus siculi encodes:
- a CDS encoding protein-L-isoaspartate(D-aspartate) O-methyltransferase, with the protein MVDEGELRRRWEKTVEMLSREGVIKTEPVRHAFLKYPRYLFVEKRYWSYAHVDEPLPIPAGQTISAPHMVAIMLELAELKPGMNVLEIGTGSGWNAALIAELVKADVYTVERIPELVEFARRNLEKAGVENVHVFLGDGTKGFPPKAPYDRIIVTAGAPKIPEPLVEQLKPGGRLIIPVGSYHLWQDLYVVEKKGDGRIRKRRWGGVAFVPLIGEHGWKE; encoded by the coding sequence ATGGTGGATGAGGGGGAACTCAGGCGGAGATGGGAGAAAACCGTTGAGATGCTTTCCAGGGAGGGCGTCATTAAGACTGAGCCGGTCAGGCATGCTTTTCTTAAATACCCCCGCTACCTCTTCGTCGAAAAACGCTACTGGAGCTACGCCCACGTCGACGAACCCCTTCCAATCCCAGCCGGCCAGACCATCAGCGCGCCGCACATGGTCGCGATAATGCTCGAGCTGGCCGAACTGAAGCCCGGGATGAACGTTCTGGAGATAGGAACCGGGAGCGGGTGGAACGCGGCTTTAATAGCTGAGCTTGTAAAGGCCGATGTCTATACGGTCGAGAGAATTCCCGAGCTGGTTGAGTTCGCCAGGAGGAACCTCGAGAAGGCGGGAGTTGAGAACGTTCACGTCTTCCTCGGCGACGGCACCAAGGGCTTTCCGCCAAAGGCTCCCTACGACAGGATAATAGTCACCGCCGGGGCGCCGAAGATTCCTGAACCCCTTGTGGAGCAGTTGAAGCCTGGGGGAAGGCTCATAATCCCCGTCGGAAGCTACCACCTGTGGCAGGATCTCTACGTCGTCGAGAAGAAGGGGGATGGGAGGATAAGGAAGAGGCGCTGGGGCGGCGTCGCCTTCGTGCCGCTCATAGGGGAGCACGGCTGGAAGGAATAG
- a CDS encoding ribonuclease P protein component 4, with product MSKKKFIRQREQREKRRIARERVEILFTLAERVYPYEPELANRYVEIALAVQQKAKIRMPRKWKRRYCKRCHSFLVPGKNARIRLRDKPYPHVVIRCLNCGHIMRYPYLREQKERRRKRNQSPE from the coding sequence ATGTCGAAGAAGAAGTTCATACGCCAGAGGGAGCAGAGGGAGAAGAGGAGAATAGCCAGGGAGAGGGTCGAGATACTCTTTACCCTTGCGGAGCGCGTTTACCCCTACGAGCCGGAGCTGGCAAACCGCTACGTCGAGATAGCCCTCGCTGTGCAGCAGAAGGCGAAGATAAGGATGCCGAGGAAGTGGAAGAGGCGCTACTGCAAGCGCTGTCACTCCTTTTTGGTTCCTGGGAAAAACGCGAGGATTCGCCTGAGGGACAAGCCCTACCCCCACGTTGTAATCAGGTGCCTCAACTGCGGGCACATAATGCGGTACCCATATCTCAGGGAGCAGAAGGAGCGGAGACGGAAGAGGAATCAATCCCCGGAGTGA
- a CDS encoding cyclase family protein translates to MIVDLSVPISEETPVYPDDPPVGIKLWAVIDRDGYYMNVLRMGEHTGTHVDAPAHFIPGGKTVDEMPLDRFIGDGMVLDVRGGKGEVKLDEIPDSGYFDRIVLFLTGGRELSPEVALFLVAEGARAVGTDAMSIGDDAVHKILLSAEVPVFENLTNLEALLDREFTFMAFPLKIEGGSGSPVRAVAVLHSGD, encoded by the coding sequence ATGATAGTTGACCTCTCCGTGCCCATATCGGAGGAGACGCCCGTTTACCCCGACGATCCACCGGTGGGGATAAAGCTCTGGGCCGTCATCGACAGGGACGGCTACTACATGAACGTTCTCAGGATGGGCGAGCACACGGGAACCCACGTCGACGCGCCGGCCCACTTCATCCCGGGCGGAAAGACCGTCGATGAGATGCCTCTCGATAGATTCATCGGGGATGGCATGGTTCTCGACGTCCGCGGCGGGAAGGGAGAAGTGAAACTAGACGAGATTCCGGATTCAGGCTACTTCGACAGGATAGTCCTTTTCCTGACCGGCGGGAGGGAGCTATCTCCCGAGGTGGCGCTCTTCCTGGTGGCCGAAGGGGCGAGGGCAGTGGGCACCGACGCGATGAGCATAGGCGACGATGCAGTCCACAAGATACTCCTGAGCGCGGAAGTTCCGGTCTTTGAGAACCTCACCAACCTCGAGGCCCTCCTCGATAGGGAGTTCACCTTCATGGCCTTTCCGCTGAAGATAGAGGGTGGCTCCGGGAGTCCGGTGAGGGCAGTAGCGGTGCTTCACTCCGGGGATTGA